In one window of Corynebacterium incognita DNA:
- a CDS encoding alkaline phosphatase D family protein, whose amino-acid sequence MSKGEESGRRRGGRRRLTRRKLFGGTFLAGAGAMASATLNPGNANDLQVMGDAELDKLHQPQPYTVAEHHPFMHGVASGDPLQTSVVLWTRVTPASECAPGTGVGEDVQVTWELCEDPEFSGRVRRGVTTTGPDKDYTVHVDPFELEPGTEYFYRFRFRDATSAVGRTRTAPRKTSRLRCAVTSCANFEAGYFGAYGDIARRARAGHVDVVLHMGDYIYEYASGEAPGKHGVVRPHVPTWTITTLADYRSRYGHYRRDVELQAAHASAPWVVTWDDHEIANDAYEAGAEEHNPHIHGTWSQRQSAAMQAYFEWLPVRAPNPSKGGHLYRSFGFGDLVDLHMLDLRTYRSAPGTMRPKRRDEHRTMMGTEQFQWLSIQLATSTAQWNLVGTSVMVANLNVVGLDEDTRNPLTKLVGETVPFNADQWDGFTADRARLLEQIQRSEQRTVFVTGDIHSEWAIDVEHNGEHVAAELVTSSVTAPNLDEFFNLPEGNAISRRAERYLRGANPHVGHVNLDAHGYALLDVTEDNITFSWRRVEDIAVAGSAVTTAGSVTYDGAYLQN is encoded by the coding sequence GTGAGCAAGGGTGAAGAAAGCGGGCGGCGCCGTGGAGGACGGCGCCGGTTGACGAGGAGGAAGCTCTTCGGTGGCACTTTCCTCGCAGGCGCGGGTGCCATGGCCAGCGCTACCCTCAACCCCGGCAACGCCAATGATCTGCAGGTCATGGGCGATGCGGAGCTGGACAAGCTCCACCAGCCGCAGCCGTATACCGTGGCCGAGCACCACCCTTTCATGCATGGAGTGGCCTCCGGGGATCCGCTGCAGACCTCCGTGGTGCTGTGGACCCGCGTGACGCCTGCGTCGGAGTGCGCGCCCGGAACCGGCGTGGGCGAGGACGTGCAGGTGACCTGGGAGCTGTGCGAAGACCCGGAGTTTAGCGGGCGCGTGCGCCGCGGGGTGACCACTACCGGCCCGGACAAGGACTACACCGTGCACGTGGACCCCTTCGAGCTGGAGCCGGGAACTGAATATTTTTATCGCTTCCGCTTCCGCGATGCCACCTCCGCGGTCGGACGGACCCGCACCGCGCCGCGGAAAACCTCGCGCCTGCGCTGCGCGGTGACCAGCTGCGCCAACTTCGAGGCCGGGTACTTCGGCGCCTACGGCGATATCGCCCGCCGGGCGCGCGCCGGGCACGTGGACGTGGTGCTGCACATGGGCGATTACATCTACGAATACGCCTCGGGCGAAGCCCCCGGCAAGCACGGCGTGGTGCGCCCACACGTGCCCACCTGGACCATCACCACGCTGGCGGACTACCGCTCCCGCTACGGCCACTACCGCCGCGACGTCGAGTTGCAGGCCGCGCACGCGTCCGCACCGTGGGTGGTGACCTGGGACGATCACGAAATCGCCAACGACGCCTATGAAGCCGGCGCGGAAGAACACAACCCGCACATCCACGGCACGTGGTCGCAGCGCCAGTCCGCCGCGATGCAGGCCTACTTCGAATGGCTGCCGGTCCGCGCCCCCAACCCGAGCAAAGGCGGACACCTGTACCGCTCGTTCGGTTTCGGCGACCTCGTGGACCTGCACATGCTGGATCTGCGCACCTACCGCAGCGCGCCGGGCACCATGCGGCCCAAGCGACGCGACGAACACCGCACCATGATGGGCACCGAGCAGTTCCAGTGGTTGTCCATCCAGCTGGCCACCTCCACCGCGCAGTGGAACCTCGTGGGCACCTCCGTCATGGTGGCTAACCTCAACGTCGTGGGCCTGGACGAGGACACCCGCAACCCGCTGACCAAGCTGGTGGGGGAGACCGTGCCGTTCAACGCCGACCAGTGGGACGGTTTCACCGCCGACCGCGCCCGGCTGCTGGAGCAGATCCAGCGCAGCGAGCAGCGCACCGTGTTCGTCACCGGGGACATCCACTCCGAGTGGGCGATCGACGTTGAGCACAACGGCGAGCACGTCGCCGCGGAACTGGTCACTTCCTCGGTCACCGCACCCAACCTCGACGAGTTCTTCAACCTGCCCGAGGGCAACGCCATCTCCCGCCGCGCCGAGCGCTACCTCCGCGGCGCTAACCCGCACGTGGGCCACGTGAACCTCGACGCCCACGGTTACGCGCTGCTCGACGTCACTGAAGACAACATCACGTTCAGCTGGCGGCGCGTGGAAGACATCGCCGTGGCTGGCTCCGCGGTGACCACGGCCGGCTCCGTCACCTACGACGGCGCTTACCTCCAGAACTGA
- the msrA gene encoding peptide-methionine (S)-S-oxide reductase MsrA: MSWMFMPAPTLLAVEDALPGRAEPVLAQPQPHTVLGTPITGPWKDGQRVLYVAIGCFWGAEKMYWEMEGVESTSVGYAGGVTVNPSYFEVCRGVTNHTETVAVVYDPQRVSLRELVVAALEAHDPTQGFRQGNDVGTQYRSAFYTVGSDVASAAEEAAEIRELVDAYGVKLADAGFGAITTEVMPLADTASQSYFLAEDEHQQYLDKNPNGYCPHHSTGIACG; the protein is encoded by the coding sequence ATGTCGTGGATGTTTATGCCCGCGCCGACGTTGCTCGCGGTGGAGGACGCCCTGCCCGGGCGCGCCGAGCCGGTGTTGGCGCAGCCGCAGCCACACACCGTTCTAGGCACGCCCATTACCGGGCCCTGGAAGGACGGCCAGCGTGTGTTGTACGTGGCCATCGGCTGCTTCTGGGGCGCGGAGAAGATGTACTGGGAGATGGAGGGGGTGGAGTCCACCTCTGTGGGTTATGCCGGCGGCGTGACCGTTAACCCTAGCTACTTCGAGGTCTGCCGCGGGGTGACCAACCATACCGAGACCGTCGCCGTGGTCTATGACCCGCAGCGGGTGAGCCTGCGCGAGCTGGTTGTGGCCGCGCTGGAGGCGCACGATCCCACCCAGGGCTTCCGCCAGGGCAACGACGTGGGCACCCAGTACCGCTCGGCGTTTTATACCGTGGGCTCGGACGTGGCGTCGGCGGCAGAGGAAGCCGCGGAGATCCGCGAGCTCGTGGACGCCTACGGCGTCAAGCTTGCCGACGCCGGGTTCGGCGCCATCACCACGGAGGTCATGCCGTTGGCGGACACGGCGTCGCAAAGCTATTTCCTGGCCGAGGACGAGCACCAGCAGTACCTGGACAAAAACCCCAACGGCTACTGCCCGCACCACTCCACCGGCATCGCCTGCGGATAG
- a CDS encoding superoxide dismutase has translation MAVYELPELDYAYDALEPHISAEIMELHHSKHHANYVAGANAALEALEAERNGEANPDNIRALSKNLAFNLGGHTNHSIFWKNLSPNGGGEPTGELAEAINRDFGSFEKFKAHFSAVATSLQGSGWAVLGYDHIAGRLIVEQLTDQQGNISVDFTPLLMLDMWEHAFYLQYKNVKADYVKAVWNVFNWEDVAERFAKASAK, from the coding sequence ATGGCTGTATACGAACTGCCGGAACTGGACTACGCCTACGACGCACTGGAGCCGCACATCTCCGCTGAGATTATGGAGCTGCACCACTCCAAGCACCACGCTAACTACGTCGCTGGTGCCAACGCTGCCCTCGAGGCCCTCGAGGCGGAGCGCAACGGCGAGGCCAACCCGGACAACATCCGTGCGCTGTCCAAGAACCTGGCCTTCAACCTGGGTGGCCACACCAACCACTCCATCTTCTGGAAGAACCTGTCCCCGAACGGTGGCGGCGAGCCAACCGGCGAGCTGGCTGAGGCTATCAACCGCGACTTCGGTTCCTTCGAGAAGTTCAAGGCTCACTTCTCCGCAGTGGCTACCTCCCTGCAGGGCTCCGGCTGGGCTGTGCTGGGCTACGACCACATCGCTGGCCGCCTCATCGTGGAGCAGCTGACCGATCAGCAGGGCAACATCTCCGTTGACTTCACCCCGCTGCTCATGCTGGACATGTGGGAGCACGCCTTCTACCTGCAGTACAAGAACGTCAAGGCCGACTACGTCAAGGCCGTCTGGAACGTCTTCAACTGGGAGGACGTTGCAGAGCGTTTCGCAAAGGCGTCCGCTAAGTAA
- a CDS encoding App1 family protein, with protein sequence MGIKDVIRNAEEFLNAEGVKRARKSGWTPVIQAYRGYGTSARVHVIGRVLMENPEAPKNEVQRGYRQFFTVQVGDVPVTVHVDGQEVQTLTNSNGYFDVTVDDHGLPTGWNEVTVSAQGAEDVVAEVLVTPEGQKLGLVSDIDDTIMVTNLPRAFHAAYNSWFLRTNARQPIQGMARFYNELLHDDPDAPVFYLSTGAWNTYDTLVQFIEEQGLPKGPLLLTDWGPTPTGLFRSGQEHKKVQLRNLLIDYPDLEWILVGDNGQHDPLIYGNLVAEHPTAVRGVAIRELTPTEHVLSHGTASSLVGPARTDREGVPAISAKDGDALLAQYLRHPF encoded by the coding sequence ATGGGAATCAAAGACGTCATCCGCAACGCCGAAGAATTCTTGAACGCTGAGGGCGTGAAGCGCGCCCGGAAGTCCGGCTGGACGCCGGTGATTCAGGCCTACCGGGGCTACGGGACGTCGGCACGCGTGCACGTCATCGGCCGCGTGCTCATGGAGAACCCGGAGGCGCCCAAGAACGAGGTGCAGCGCGGTTACCGCCAGTTCTTTACCGTGCAGGTGGGTGACGTGCCCGTCACCGTCCACGTGGACGGCCAAGAAGTGCAGACCCTGACCAATTCCAACGGCTACTTCGACGTCACCGTGGACGACCACGGCCTGCCCACCGGGTGGAATGAGGTCACCGTCAGCGCCCAGGGCGCCGAGGACGTCGTGGCCGAGGTGCTGGTCACCCCGGAAGGACAGAAGCTGGGATTGGTGTCCGACATCGATGACACCATCATGGTGACCAACCTGCCGCGTGCCTTCCACGCCGCCTACAATTCCTGGTTCCTGCGCACCAACGCCCGCCAGCCGATCCAGGGCATGGCGCGCTTCTACAACGAACTGCTTCACGACGACCCCGATGCGCCGGTGTTTTATTTGTCCACCGGCGCGTGGAACACGTACGACACGTTGGTGCAGTTCATCGAGGAGCAGGGCCTACCCAAGGGCCCGCTGCTGCTCACCGACTGGGGTCCGACCCCGACCGGACTGTTCCGCTCCGGGCAGGAACACAAGAAGGTGCAGCTGCGTAACCTGCTCATTGATTACCCGGACCTGGAATGGATCCTGGTGGGCGATAACGGCCAGCACGATCCCCTGATTTACGGCAACCTCGTGGCAGAGCACCCCACCGCTGTGCGCGGCGTGGCGATCCGCGAGCTCACCCCCACCGAGCACGTGCTCTCCCACGGTACGGCGTCCTCCCTCGTTGGCCCGGCGCGCACCGACCGCGAGGGCGTACCCGCCATCTCCGCCAAGGACGGCGACGCGCTGCTGGCGCAGTACCTGCGTCACCCGTTCTGA